One window of the Sparus aurata chromosome 7, fSpaAur1.1, whole genome shotgun sequence genome contains the following:
- the kdm5c gene encoding lysine-specific demethylase 5C isoform X3 — MEGEEFVPPPECPVFEPSWEEFQDPLGYIAKIRPIAEKSGICKIRPPPDWQPPFSVELDSFRFTPRIQRLNELEAETRVKLNYLDRIARFWEIQASSLKIPHIERRILDLFSLSRVVTDEGGFEMVCKERRWARVAQRLGYPPGKNIGSLLRSHYERIVYPFEMFQSGASLPHCKPKHYDGEDVDKEYKPHSIPLRQSVQPSKMSSYGRRANRCQPDPEPTEEDIEKNPELKKLQIYGAGPKMMGLGLVARDKGMRKKVPALAIDELPQTLTIKENVSPAPAPGDTSVKAEPLASQEKQSDGSTSSPQPPPPSVTVKTEVKKEEPEEKDGKENDDEEDESDKPCTKMTMRLRRNINNPQCVDSFVCRMCGRGDDDEKLLLCDGCDDNYHTYCLLPPLTDPPKGNWRCPKCVAEECKKPAEAFGFEQATREYSLQSFGEMADAFKADYFNMPVHMVPTELVEREFWRLVSSIEEDVTVEYGADIHSKEFGSGFPMNNGKRKLTKEEEEYARSGWNLNVMPVLEQSLLCHINGDISGMKVPWLYVGMVFSAFCWHIEDHWSYSINYLHWGEPKTWYGVPSVAAERLEEVMKKLTPELFEYQPDLLHQLVTIMNPNILMSHGVPVVRTNQCAGEFVITFPRAYHSGFNQGYNFAEAVNFCTADWLPAGRSCIEHYRRLRRYCVFSHEELTCKMAASPEKLDLNLAAATHREMFIIVQEERKLRKSLMERGITEAEREAFELLPDDERQCDKCKTTCFLSALACSNCPEHLVCLYHTQDLCNCPTDKLYLRYRYTLDELLGMLHRLKVRSESFDYWANRVKEALEQEEGNKIGIEDLELLKAEATEKKFPDNELLRKLNTVLKDIEHCQRTSTELLSDSKTSETKMTLAELKSVVETMQNLPCVMTQLEEVQAVLRTVEDFQSQAQELVNDKNWRRDSPPPEQLQTLLEQGAKLPVIVPECNLLQGLKEQGHWLADVRRTLGTVGGERQEVTLEVLRNLMEAGCNVPQSVSVETAMAELQELLTIAERWEEKAQICLEQRQKHPLSTLEAIVNEAQLIPVKLPNIQALQGCLTRARAWVTDLEEIQNGEHYPCLDDLEGLVAIGRDLPVFMEELRQLELQVASAHSWRDKASKTFLKKSSPHSLLEVLCPCAKRRERRDESEPLDEPLEDSDTNTLGLSAQDLRDPAAIVMAFKEGEHQEKEALLRLQTLNMCKSGHNTASYKEDKENGRWDGAMETDTSSHSENSLKENGNSNHTCTTPPQSVCVCAAQPRTPQLRCHLCKDWFHGGCVPFPSLLPSSGPPVNPLCWWDWDSRFLCPRCQRSRRPRLETILALLVALQRLPVRLPEGEALQCLTERAINWQGRAKEALETPELQRAFERLQELKKTLRREKEEETEKGTEGSSVIVLSDSEGGEGEDGVIDLTEESPRKNAKESNGTQAGCENGVGKKSNVTGVGLLLPLLPSLKGQVVELSPATRVQLEALQLEGDLLEVSLDQTLLIHRVLQAASVPPRETLHTLIQIELEEQRRTGRGRAKESKRKRKNHRGGSGDGARERSLDASESKKTCPLSLSRSPHLPTQTSPEIL; from the exons GACTGGCAGCCTCCGTTTTCAGTGGAGCTGGATAGCTTCCGCTTCACACCCCGCATCCAGAGGCTCAACGAGTTGGAG GCGGAGACCAGAGTGAAGCTGAATTACCTGGACCGCATTGCCAGGTTTTGGGAGATCCAGGCATCCTCGTTGAAAATCCCACATATTGAAAGGCGCATCCTTGATCTTTTCAGCCTGTCAAGG GTCGTGACAGATGAAGGAGGTTTTGAGATGGTGTGCAAGGAACGCCGCTGGGCTCGTGTTGCCCAGAGGCTTGGTTATCCTCCGGGCAAGAACATCGGTTCTCTGCTGCGCTCGCACTACGAGAGGATCGTCTACCCCTTTGAAATGTTCCAGTCTGGTGCCAGCCTGCCG CATTGCAAGCCAAAGCACTATGATGGCGAGGATGTGGATAAAGAGTACAAGCCCCACTCCATCCCCCTGCGACAGTCTGTGCAGCCATCCAAAATGAGCAGTTATGGACGCAGGGCAAACCGCTGCCAACCTGAT CCTGAACCAACGGAGGAAGACATAGAGAAGAACCCAGAACTGAAGAAGCTACAGATCTACGGCGCTGGGCCTAAGATGATGGGACTTGGACTGGTGGCAAGGGACAAAGGCATGCGGAAGAAAG TCCCTGCTCTTGCTATAGATGAGCTGCCTCAAACACTGACCATCAAGGAGAACGtgtctcctgctcctgctcctggtGATACCTCAGTCAAAGCAGAGCCACTGGCGTCTCAAGAGAAGCAGAGTGACGGGAGCACATCGAGCCCCCAACCGCCTCCCCCCAGTGTCACTGTGAAGACAGAGGTGAAGAAAGAAGAACCAGAGGAAAAAGATGGGAAAGAGAAtgatgatgaggaagatgagTCTGATAAACCATGTACAAAAATGACCATGAGGCTGAGACGCAACATCAACAACCCACAGTGT GTGGATTCTTTTGTGTGTCGGATGTGTGGTCGGGGAGATGATGACGAGAAACTCCTGCTGTGCGATGGCTGCGATGATAACTACCACACCTACTGTTTACTCCCCCCACTCACCGATCCTCCCAAAGGCAACTGGCGATGCCCTAAGTGTGTGGCAGAG GAGTGCAAGAAACCTGCAGAAGCATTTGGCTTTGAACAGGCTACACGAGAATACAGTTTGCAGAGCTTTGGAGAAATGGCAGATGCCTTCAAAGCCGATTACTTCAACATGCCTGTCCAT ATGGTTCCTACTGAGCTTGTGGAGAGAGAGTTCTGGAGGTTAGTCAGCAGTATCGAGGAAGACGTGACGGTAGAGTACGGAGCGGACATACACTCCAAAGAGTTTGGCAGCGGCTTCCCTATGAACAATGGAAAGAGGAAGCTCACGAAGGAAGAGGAG GAATACGCCCGCAGTGGCTGGAACTTGAACGTGATGCCCGTGCTGGAGCAGTCCCTCCTGTGTCACATCAATGGAGACATCTCTGGGATGAAGGTGCCCTGGCTTTATGTCGGTATGGTGTTCTCAGCTTTCTGCTGGCACATTGAGGATCACTGGAGCTACTCCATCAACTACCTGCACTG GGGTGAACCAAAGACTTGGTACGGGGTTCCATCTGTAGCAGCTGAGCGTCTTGAGGAGGTGATGAAGAAGCTGACGCCAGAGCTGTTTGAGTATCAACCCGACCTCCTGCACCAGCTGGTCACCATCATGAACCCCAATATCCTCATGTCTCATGGTGTACCG GTTGTACGTACCAACCAGTGTGCTGGAGAGTTCGTCATCACCTTCCCCAGAGCCTACCACAGCGGCTTCAATCAGGGATATAACTTTGCTGAAGCCGTTAACTTCTGCACTGCAGACTGG ctgCCTGCCGGACGTTCCTGCATTGAGCATTACCGGCGTCTGAGGAGGTATTGTGTGTTCTCCCACGAGGAGCTCACCTGTAAAATGGCTGCCAGCCCAGAGAAACTAGACCTCAATCTGGCTGCAGCCACACACCGGGAAATGTTCATTATTGTTCAGGAGGAGCGGAAGCTGCGCAAAAGTCTGATGGAAAGG GGCATTACTGAAGCAGAGCGTGAGGCATTTGAGCTGCTGCCTGATGACGAGAGACAGTGCGATAAATGTAAGACCACATGCTTCCTTTCTGCTCTGGCCTGCTCAAACTGTCCAGAGCATCTGGTGTGTCTCTATCACACTCAGGATCTTTGCAACTGCCCCACTGACAAACTCTACCTCAG GTACAGATATACCCTGGATGAGTTGTTAGGCATGTTACACCGATTAAAGGTTCGGTCTGAGTCCTTTGATTACTGGGCCAACAGAGTAAAGGAGGCACTTGAGCAGGAAGAGGGAAACAAGATAg GAATTGAAGACCTGGAGTTGCTGAAGGCAGAAGCGACAGAGAAAAAGTTTCCCGACAACGAACTCCTTCGGAAGCTCAACACTGTTCTGAAAGACATCGAACACTGCCAGCGGACCAGTACTGAACTCCTCAGTGACTCAAAGACCAG TGAGACTAAGATGACTTTGGCAGAGCTGAAATCTGTAGTAGAGACGATGCAAAACCTGCCCTGTGTGATGACCCAGTTGGAGGAAGTGCAG GCGGTTCTGCGGACAGTGGAGGATTTCCAGAGCCAGGCTCAAGAGCTGGTCAACGACAAGAACTGGAGGAGGGACTCCCCACCACCTGAGCAGTTGCAGACTTTGTTGGAGCAGGGGGCCAAGCTGCCTGTTATTGTTCCAGAGTGTAATTTACTTCAGGGCTTAAAGGAGCAAGGCCATTGGCTGGCAGACGTGAGGCGCACCTTAGGCACCGTAGGAGGGGAAAGGCAGGAGGTGACACTGGAGGTGTTAAGGAACCTGATGGAAGCGGGCTGCAACGTACCCCAAAGTGTGTCTGTTGAGACTGCCATGGCAGAGCTTCAGGAGCTGCTCACGATTGCAGAACGCTGGGAGGAGAAGGCACAGATCTGCCTCGAACAGAG GCAAAAGCACCCCCTCTCTACCCTGGAGGCAATAGTAAATGAGGCCCAGCTTATTCCAGTTAAGCTGCCCAACATTCAGGCTCTGCAGGGCTGCCTCACTCGAGCACGGGCCTGGGTAACCGACCTTGAGGAAATCCag aatGGGGAGCATTACCCATGTCTGGATGACCTCGAGGGCCTGGTGGCTATTGGGAGGGACTTGCCGGTCTTCATGGAGGAGCTAAGACAGCTGGAACTGCAGGTAGCTAGCGCTCACTCCTGGAGGGACAAGGCCAGCAAGACCTTCCTGAAGAAAAGCAGTCCGCACAGTCTGTTAGAG GTATTATGTCCGTGTgcaaaaaggagagagaggcgAGATGAGTCAGAGCCGTTGGATGAGCCACTAGAGGACTCTGATACCAACACACTGGGCCTCTCTGCTCAGGACTTGAGGGACCCTGCAGCTATT GTGATGGCTTTCAAAGAAGGGGAGCATCAGGAGAAGGAGGCACTACTGAGGCTACAGACGTTGAACATGTGTAAGTCTGGACATAACACTGCAAGTTACAAGGAGGACAAGGAGAACGGGAGGTGGGACGGTGCCATGGAGACGGACACATCCAGTCACTCAGAGAACTCTCTAAAAGAGAACGGCAACAGCAACCACACCTGCACCACCCCTCCtcagtcggtgtgtgtgtgcgccgcTCAGCCACGTACCCCTCAACTCCGCTGCCATCTGTGTAAGGACTGGTTCCACGGTGGCTGCGTTCCTTTCCCCTCCCTGCTCCCCTCCTCGGGACCACCCGTGAACCCCCTCTGTTGGTGGGACTGGGACTCGCGCTTCTTGTGTCCGCGATGCCAGCGGTCACGGCGCCCACGCCTGGAGACTATCCTGGCGTTACTTGTTGCCCTGCAGAGGCTGCCGGTGCGTCTGCCTGAAGGAGAAGCACTGCAGTGTCTCACAGAGAGGGCCATCAACTGGCAGGGCCGAGCCAAGGAGGCGCTGGAGACGCCAGAACTGCAGCGGGCGTTTGAGAGGCTGCAAGAACTCAAAAAGACTCTCCGTcgtgagaaagaggaagaaacagaaaaggggACAGAGGGGAGCTCGGTGATTGTGTTATCGGACTccgagggaggggagggagaggatggaGTCATTGATCTGACAGAGGAATCCCCCAGGAAGAACGCCAAGGAAAGCAACGGCACTCAG GCTGGATGTGAAAATGGCGTCGGCAAGAAGTCTAATGTTACAG GTGTGGGGTTACTGCTGCCCCTGCTGCCCTCTCTAAAAGGCCAGGTAGTGGAGCTCTCACCAGCCACCAGGGTGCAACTGGAGGCGCTGCAGCTGGAGGGAGATCTGCTGGAGGTGTCGCTGGACCAGACACTCCTCATCCACAGAGTCCTGCAAGCCGCCTCTGTTCCACCCAGAGAAACATTGCACACGCTCATTCAG ATTGAGCTTGAAGAGCAGAGGCGAACCGGCCGTGGACGAGCCAAGGAGTccaaaaggaagaggaagaaccACAGAGGTGGCAGCGGGGATGGGGCGAGAGAACGGTCACTGGATGCCTCGGAGTCAAAGAAAACATGTCCCCTCAGCCTCAGCCGCTCCCCTCACTTACCGACCCAGACCAGTCCAGAG ATTTTGTGA
- the kdm5c gene encoding lysine-specific demethylase 5C isoform X4: MEGEEFVPPPECPVFEPSWEEFQDPLGYIAKIRPIAEKSGICKIRPPPDWQPPFSVELDSFRFTPRIQRLNELEAETRVKLNYLDRIARFWEIQASSLKIPHIERRILDLFSLSRVVTDEGGFEMVCKERRWARVAQRLGYPPGKNIGSLLRSHYERIVYPFEMFQSGASLPHCKPKHYDGEDVDKEYKPHSIPLRQSVQPSKMSSYGRRANRCQPDPEPTEEDIEKNPELKKLQIYGAGPKMMGLGLVARDKGMRKKDELPQTLTIKENVSPAPAPGDTSVKAEPLASQEKQSDGSTSSPQPPPPSVTVKTEVKKEEPEEKDGKENDDEEDESDKPCTKMTMRLRRNINNPQCVDSFVCRMCGRGDDDEKLLLCDGCDDNYHTYCLLPPLTDPPKGNWRCPKCVAEECKKPAEAFGFEQATREYSLQSFGEMADAFKADYFNMPVHMVPTELVEREFWRLVSSIEEDVTVEYGADIHSKEFGSGFPMNNGKRKLTKEEEEYARSGWNLNVMPVLEQSLLCHINGDISGMKVPWLYVGMVFSAFCWHIEDHWSYSINYLHWGEPKTWYGVPSVAAERLEEVMKKLTPELFEYQPDLLHQLVTIMNPNILMSHGVPVVRTNQCAGEFVITFPRAYHSGFNQGYNFAEAVNFCTADWLPAGRSCIEHYRRLRRYCVFSHEELTCKMAASPEKLDLNLAAATHREMFIIVQEERKLRKSLMERGITEAEREAFELLPDDERQCDKCKTTCFLSALACSNCPEHLVCLYHTQDLCNCPTDKLYLRYRYTLDELLGMLHRLKVRSESFDYWANRVKEALEQEEGNKIGIEDLELLKAEATEKKFPDNELLRKLNTVLKDIEHCQRTSTELLSDSKTSETKMTLAELKSVVETMQNLPCVMTQLEEVQAVLRTVEDFQSQAQELVNDKNWRRDSPPPEQLQTLLEQGAKLPVIVPECNLLQGLKEQGHWLADVRRTLGTVGGERQEVTLEVLRNLMEAGCNVPQSVSVETAMAELQELLTIAERWEEKAQICLEQRQKHPLSTLEAIVNEAQLIPVKLPNIQALQGCLTRARAWVTDLEEIQNGEHYPCLDDLEGLVAIGRDLPVFMEELRQLELQVASAHSWRDKASKTFLKKSSPHSLLEVLCPCAKRRERRDESEPLDEPLEDSDTNTLGLSAQDLRDPAAIVMAFKEGEHQEKEALLRLQTLNMCKSGHNTASYKEDKENGRWDGAMETDTSSHSENSLKENGNSNHTCTTPPQSVCVCAAQPRTPQLRCHLCKDWFHGGCVPFPSLLPSSGPPVNPLCWWDWDSRFLCPRCQRSRRPRLETILALLVALQRLPVRLPEGEALQCLTERAINWQGRAKEALETPELQRAFERLQELKKTLRREKEEETEKGTEGSSVIVLSDSEGGEGEDGVIDLTEESPRKNAKESNGTQAGCENGVGKKSNVTGVGLLLPLLPSLKGQVVELSPATRVQLEALQLEGDLLEVSLDQTLLIHRVLQAASVPPRETLHTLIQIELEEQRRTGRGRAKESKRKRKNHRGGSGDGARERSLDASESKKTCPLSLSRSPHLPTQTSPEIL, translated from the exons GACTGGCAGCCTCCGTTTTCAGTGGAGCTGGATAGCTTCCGCTTCACACCCCGCATCCAGAGGCTCAACGAGTTGGAG GCGGAGACCAGAGTGAAGCTGAATTACCTGGACCGCATTGCCAGGTTTTGGGAGATCCAGGCATCCTCGTTGAAAATCCCACATATTGAAAGGCGCATCCTTGATCTTTTCAGCCTGTCAAGG GTCGTGACAGATGAAGGAGGTTTTGAGATGGTGTGCAAGGAACGCCGCTGGGCTCGTGTTGCCCAGAGGCTTGGTTATCCTCCGGGCAAGAACATCGGTTCTCTGCTGCGCTCGCACTACGAGAGGATCGTCTACCCCTTTGAAATGTTCCAGTCTGGTGCCAGCCTGCCG CATTGCAAGCCAAAGCACTATGATGGCGAGGATGTGGATAAAGAGTACAAGCCCCACTCCATCCCCCTGCGACAGTCTGTGCAGCCATCCAAAATGAGCAGTTATGGACGCAGGGCAAACCGCTGCCAACCTGAT CCTGAACCAACGGAGGAAGACATAGAGAAGAACCCAGAACTGAAGAAGCTACAGATCTACGGCGCTGGGCCTAAGATGATGGGACTTGGACTGGTGGCAAGGGACAAAGGCATGCGGAAGAAAG ATGAGCTGCCTCAAACACTGACCATCAAGGAGAACGtgtctcctgctcctgctcctggtGATACCTCAGTCAAAGCAGAGCCACTGGCGTCTCAAGAGAAGCAGAGTGACGGGAGCACATCGAGCCCCCAACCGCCTCCCCCCAGTGTCACTGTGAAGACAGAGGTGAAGAAAGAAGAACCAGAGGAAAAAGATGGGAAAGAGAAtgatgatgaggaagatgagTCTGATAAACCATGTACAAAAATGACCATGAGGCTGAGACGCAACATCAACAACCCACAGTGT GTGGATTCTTTTGTGTGTCGGATGTGTGGTCGGGGAGATGATGACGAGAAACTCCTGCTGTGCGATGGCTGCGATGATAACTACCACACCTACTGTTTACTCCCCCCACTCACCGATCCTCCCAAAGGCAACTGGCGATGCCCTAAGTGTGTGGCAGAG GAGTGCAAGAAACCTGCAGAAGCATTTGGCTTTGAACAGGCTACACGAGAATACAGTTTGCAGAGCTTTGGAGAAATGGCAGATGCCTTCAAAGCCGATTACTTCAACATGCCTGTCCAT ATGGTTCCTACTGAGCTTGTGGAGAGAGAGTTCTGGAGGTTAGTCAGCAGTATCGAGGAAGACGTGACGGTAGAGTACGGAGCGGACATACACTCCAAAGAGTTTGGCAGCGGCTTCCCTATGAACAATGGAAAGAGGAAGCTCACGAAGGAAGAGGAG GAATACGCCCGCAGTGGCTGGAACTTGAACGTGATGCCCGTGCTGGAGCAGTCCCTCCTGTGTCACATCAATGGAGACATCTCTGGGATGAAGGTGCCCTGGCTTTATGTCGGTATGGTGTTCTCAGCTTTCTGCTGGCACATTGAGGATCACTGGAGCTACTCCATCAACTACCTGCACTG GGGTGAACCAAAGACTTGGTACGGGGTTCCATCTGTAGCAGCTGAGCGTCTTGAGGAGGTGATGAAGAAGCTGACGCCAGAGCTGTTTGAGTATCAACCCGACCTCCTGCACCAGCTGGTCACCATCATGAACCCCAATATCCTCATGTCTCATGGTGTACCG GTTGTACGTACCAACCAGTGTGCTGGAGAGTTCGTCATCACCTTCCCCAGAGCCTACCACAGCGGCTTCAATCAGGGATATAACTTTGCTGAAGCCGTTAACTTCTGCACTGCAGACTGG ctgCCTGCCGGACGTTCCTGCATTGAGCATTACCGGCGTCTGAGGAGGTATTGTGTGTTCTCCCACGAGGAGCTCACCTGTAAAATGGCTGCCAGCCCAGAGAAACTAGACCTCAATCTGGCTGCAGCCACACACCGGGAAATGTTCATTATTGTTCAGGAGGAGCGGAAGCTGCGCAAAAGTCTGATGGAAAGG GGCATTACTGAAGCAGAGCGTGAGGCATTTGAGCTGCTGCCTGATGACGAGAGACAGTGCGATAAATGTAAGACCACATGCTTCCTTTCTGCTCTGGCCTGCTCAAACTGTCCAGAGCATCTGGTGTGTCTCTATCACACTCAGGATCTTTGCAACTGCCCCACTGACAAACTCTACCTCAG GTACAGATATACCCTGGATGAGTTGTTAGGCATGTTACACCGATTAAAGGTTCGGTCTGAGTCCTTTGATTACTGGGCCAACAGAGTAAAGGAGGCACTTGAGCAGGAAGAGGGAAACAAGATAg GAATTGAAGACCTGGAGTTGCTGAAGGCAGAAGCGACAGAGAAAAAGTTTCCCGACAACGAACTCCTTCGGAAGCTCAACACTGTTCTGAAAGACATCGAACACTGCCAGCGGACCAGTACTGAACTCCTCAGTGACTCAAAGACCAG TGAGACTAAGATGACTTTGGCAGAGCTGAAATCTGTAGTAGAGACGATGCAAAACCTGCCCTGTGTGATGACCCAGTTGGAGGAAGTGCAG GCGGTTCTGCGGACAGTGGAGGATTTCCAGAGCCAGGCTCAAGAGCTGGTCAACGACAAGAACTGGAGGAGGGACTCCCCACCACCTGAGCAGTTGCAGACTTTGTTGGAGCAGGGGGCCAAGCTGCCTGTTATTGTTCCAGAGTGTAATTTACTTCAGGGCTTAAAGGAGCAAGGCCATTGGCTGGCAGACGTGAGGCGCACCTTAGGCACCGTAGGAGGGGAAAGGCAGGAGGTGACACTGGAGGTGTTAAGGAACCTGATGGAAGCGGGCTGCAACGTACCCCAAAGTGTGTCTGTTGAGACTGCCATGGCAGAGCTTCAGGAGCTGCTCACGATTGCAGAACGCTGGGAGGAGAAGGCACAGATCTGCCTCGAACAGAG GCAAAAGCACCCCCTCTCTACCCTGGAGGCAATAGTAAATGAGGCCCAGCTTATTCCAGTTAAGCTGCCCAACATTCAGGCTCTGCAGGGCTGCCTCACTCGAGCACGGGCCTGGGTAACCGACCTTGAGGAAATCCag aatGGGGAGCATTACCCATGTCTGGATGACCTCGAGGGCCTGGTGGCTATTGGGAGGGACTTGCCGGTCTTCATGGAGGAGCTAAGACAGCTGGAACTGCAGGTAGCTAGCGCTCACTCCTGGAGGGACAAGGCCAGCAAGACCTTCCTGAAGAAAAGCAGTCCGCACAGTCTGTTAGAG GTATTATGTCCGTGTgcaaaaaggagagagaggcgAGATGAGTCAGAGCCGTTGGATGAGCCACTAGAGGACTCTGATACCAACACACTGGGCCTCTCTGCTCAGGACTTGAGGGACCCTGCAGCTATT GTGATGGCTTTCAAAGAAGGGGAGCATCAGGAGAAGGAGGCACTACTGAGGCTACAGACGTTGAACATGTGTAAGTCTGGACATAACACTGCAAGTTACAAGGAGGACAAGGAGAACGGGAGGTGGGACGGTGCCATGGAGACGGACACATCCAGTCACTCAGAGAACTCTCTAAAAGAGAACGGCAACAGCAACCACACCTGCACCACCCCTCCtcagtcggtgtgtgtgtgcgccgcTCAGCCACGTACCCCTCAACTCCGCTGCCATCTGTGTAAGGACTGGTTCCACGGTGGCTGCGTTCCTTTCCCCTCCCTGCTCCCCTCCTCGGGACCACCCGTGAACCCCCTCTGTTGGTGGGACTGGGACTCGCGCTTCTTGTGTCCGCGATGCCAGCGGTCACGGCGCCCACGCCTGGAGACTATCCTGGCGTTACTTGTTGCCCTGCAGAGGCTGCCGGTGCGTCTGCCTGAAGGAGAAGCACTGCAGTGTCTCACAGAGAGGGCCATCAACTGGCAGGGCCGAGCCAAGGAGGCGCTGGAGACGCCAGAACTGCAGCGGGCGTTTGAGAGGCTGCAAGAACTCAAAAAGACTCTCCGTcgtgagaaagaggaagaaacagaaaaggggACAGAGGGGAGCTCGGTGATTGTGTTATCGGACTccgagggaggggagggagaggatggaGTCATTGATCTGACAGAGGAATCCCCCAGGAAGAACGCCAAGGAAAGCAACGGCACTCAG GCTGGATGTGAAAATGGCGTCGGCAAGAAGTCTAATGTTACAG GTGTGGGGTTACTGCTGCCCCTGCTGCCCTCTCTAAAAGGCCAGGTAGTGGAGCTCTCACCAGCCACCAGGGTGCAACTGGAGGCGCTGCAGCTGGAGGGAGATCTGCTGGAGGTGTCGCTGGACCAGACACTCCTCATCCACAGAGTCCTGCAAGCCGCCTCTGTTCCACCCAGAGAAACATTGCACACGCTCATTCAG ATTGAGCTTGAAGAGCAGAGGCGAACCGGCCGTGGACGAGCCAAGGAGTccaaaaggaagaggaagaaccACAGAGGTGGCAGCGGGGATGGGGCGAGAGAACGGTCACTGGATGCCTCGGAGTCAAAGAAAACATGTCCCCTCAGCCTCAGCCGCTCCCCTCACTTACCGACCCAGACCAGTCCAGAG ATTTTGTGA